The DNA region ACCAACTGACGTGCGGGGTCAGCACCACGTTGTCCAGCCGGAGCAGCGGGCTCTCGCCGGTGACCGGCTCCACGGCGAACACGTCCAGACCCGCCCCGGCCAACCGCCCGCTGCCCAGCGCCTCGGCCAGGGCCGCCTCGTCGACGATCGGACCGCGGGAGGTGTTGACCAGCACCGCATCCGGCTTCATCCGCGCCAGCGCGGCACGGTCGATCAAGCCGGCGGTGGCGGCGGTCAGCGGTACATGCAGCGAGACGATGTCGGCGCCGGCCAGCAGTTCCGGCAGCGGGCGCCAACCGGGGGTGCCGTCGTCGCCGGTGCTGGTGTGCAGCACGGTCGCCCCCATCGCGGTGACGATGCGGTCCACCTGCCGGGCGATGTCGCCGTATCCGATCAGCCCGACGGTGCAACCACCGATGTCGCGGCAGTGTTCGCCCAGCCCGGGATCGGTCGGCCAGCCGCGTAGTTCTCGGGTGGCGCGGTCCAGCGGCAGCAGCCGGCGCAGCACCGCCAGCATCAGCAGTACGGTGCCCTCGGCGACCGAGGCCGCATTGGCGCCGGGCATGTTGGCCACCGCGATACCGTGCTGCGTCGCGACGTCGACGTCGATGGTGTTGATGCCGACCCCGAACTTGTGCACCAGGCGCAGCCGCGGCCCGGCGCGCAGGTCGTCACCGGAGAGCGGCCGCAGCACATGCCAGAGCACCTCGGCGTCGGCGATCTCGCGGTAGAAGGTCGCGTCGTCGTCGGCGGCGCACCAGCGGATGTCGAGCCAATCGGACTCGGGTGCAACGAATTCGGCGACCTTCGGGCCGGGAACGAAGTGCGCCAGCACGCGCATGATCAGCAACTCTCCTCGGTGTAGATCGCGCGATAGAAGATGTTGGCCAGGGTGCGGATGCACGCCTCGTCGTCGGGGCCGTCGCCGGCACGGGGTGTGGCGAGCTGGACGTAGCAGAACTGGTTGAGCATCGACACGATGGCCACCGCGAGCAGTTCCGGGTCGTCGTCGGGGCAGTGCCCTTCGGCCTGGGCGCGTTTGACCGTCTCGGTGATATAGCCGACGGGCACCGCACAGATCTCGGCCCAGTACCGGGCGAAGTCGTCGTTGACCATCGCCAGCTGGGAGACTCCGACCATCTCGGCCAGCCGGTTGCGGTAGGTGTGCCAGTGCGCGGCCGCGGCCTGCGCTATCCGTTCGCGATCGGACAGTCCGTGCCGCACCACGCCGGCCGCCCGCTCGGTCGCCTCGTCGCGGAAGCGCAGCGCCCACTGCCGCACCATCGCCTCTTTGGAGTCGTAGTAGTTGTAGAACGATGCCGCGGACCGCCCCGCCTCGGTGGTGATGTCGGCGATGGTGGTGGCCAGCACGCCTTTCCGGGCGATCACCGCGCGGGCGGCCGCGTCGATCGCGGCCTGGGTGCGCCGCCCCCGGTGGGTGGGCAACGGGTCGCGGTGACCGGGTTGCTCGGGGTTGATCGACACCGGGGCGGGCTTCCTGTCGCGGTCGGGCCTGGATCGGATGTGAATCTGATGTTAGATTCAGTTTCAGATCTTCGCCAGAGGAGCCACTGCAGTGATCAAACCGCACGGTGTCAACACCGAATTCGAACTCAACGGGATCAACCATGTGGCGCTGGTGTGTTCGGATATGGAACGCACCGTCGACTTCTACAGCAACGTCCTGGGCATGCCGTTGATCAAGTCCCTGGACCTGCCCGGCGGGATGGGGCAGCACTTCTTCTTCGACGCCGGCAACGGCGACTGCGTGGCCTTCTTCTGGTTCCGCGACGCGCCGGACCGGGTGCCGGGCATCTCGTCACCGGTCGCCATCCCCGGTATCGGCGAGATCGTCAGCGCGGTGAGCACGATGAACCACCTGGCCTTCCACGTACCGGCGGACAAGTTCGACGCCTATCGGCAGCGTCTCAAGGACAAGGGCGTGCGGGTGGGCCCGGTGCTCAACCACGACGACTCGGAATTCCAGGCCAGCGCCGTCGTGCACCCGGGGGTGTACGTGCGCTCCTTCTACTTCCTGGACCCGGACGGCATCACCTTGGAATTCGCCTGCTGGATCAAGGATTTCGACGACGACGTCGAACATGTTGCGCCCAAGACGGCCGCCGACCGACAGGTTCCCGCAGCCACCTGACCCGGACGGTGGCGCCTGGTGTGTCGGCCGAACGGTCGATGTCCCCGGGTGGGCGATCCGCGTACGGTTCGTCTGCATGGGCGTGTTCATGCTGGTGGCCGGGCTGTTGCTCGCCGCCGACGTGCTTGCGCTCGTCCTGGGCGCGAAAACCCCACGGGTGTTCGGGGCGCTGCGCCGGCACGACGGCGAGGCGATATTCCGTCATCCCCTGACCTTCCGGACCGCCGCAGACGTGACCACCGTCGCCGACCAGATCGCCGCGGACATGGCCTCCGACCAGCCGGACGGTGCATCCGCCTATCGGCTGACCACCGCGGAACCGGTCGCCGACAGCTCGTTGTACGTCCTCATATTCCGTGCCGGCGACGAATCCGGATCACGGACGGTCATGGAGACGTCGGTCGTACTCACGCCGGCCGACGGCGGGACGACGGGCTCGGTGGGCGTCGAGGCGTGGCGGACCGTCGGCGGAGCCGTCGACACGGCCGCCCTGCTCAGCGCCCGGTCGGTCCGAGACCGGGTGCGCCGCGCGGTCACCGGACTCGATGCGCAGGCCGAATTCAGCGAGAGCCGATAGCGCAGGCCGGCCGAGCCGCCATCCCGGGGTTCCGTGCTCGCGGTGACCGCCACCGGCCATGATGGGACGGTGAGCCGGATAACGCAGCGCAGGCGGGTCAGTCGCCTGGTCGCCGGGGAAGCGACGCAGCGACCGGAGACGCTGGTGGTCGAAGAACCACTGGAGATCCGGCTGAACGGCGAACCGCTGACCGTCACGATGCGCACTCCCGGCGCGGATGTCGAACTGGCACAGGGCTTCCTGCTGACCGAAGGGATCATCGCCGAACGCGACGACGTGGTGACCGCGCGGTTCTGCGGTCCCAAAGACGCCGAGAACACCTACAACGTGCTGGACGTCCGGCTGGCGCCGCACGTGCCGCCGCCGACGGTCGACATCTCCCGCAACTTCTACGCCACCTCGTCGTGCGGTATCTGCGGCAAGGCATCGCTGGACGCGGTGCGTCTCGCCGGCCGCTACCACCCGGCCGAGGACCCGGTCGAGGTGAGCGCGGCCGCATTGAGCGCCATGCCCGATCAGTTGCGCGCCGCCCAGGACGTCTTCGCCAGCACCGGGGGTCTGCACGCCGCGGCGTTGTTCGACTTCGACGACGGCGGTGCGATGCAGGTGGTGCGCGAGGACGTGGGCCGGCACAACGCCGTCGACAAGGTGATCGGGTGGGCGCTCGAACGGCGACGGATCCCGCTGACCGCGACCGTGTTGCTGGTCAGCGGGCGCGCGTCCTTCGAACTGACTCAGAAGGCGGTGATGGCCGGTATCCCCGTGCTGGCCGCGGTCTCGGCGCCGTCGTCGCTGGCGGTCGATCTGGCTGCGGAATGCGGACTGACCCTGGTCGGTTTTCTGCGCGGCGACTCGATGAACGTGTACAGCCGGCCGGACCGCATCACCGGATGATCTGTCGATGAAAGTTTGCAATATCGGATGGACTGCCTGATTGTTGGCGCATCTTCGGTATCGGGGTTTAGTGTGTTCTGACTGAGTAAACCCTGGCCGGAACCCCGAGGAGGTGCCCGATGGTCAGTCGCCGTCCGGACCGGAGTCATTGGACCCGCACGCTTGCGATCGGTGCCGCCGCCGGGGCCTTCCTGGCCGCGGGTACCGCGCCGGTCGCCCATGCCGACCTGTGGGACCTGTTCGTCGATCCGGTGGGGGATGTCGGCGACTTGGTCCCGGGTGACGCCGACGCGGGCCCGCTCGACTTCTTCGAGTCGATCAACGACTCGCTGCAGGACTGGCTCGCCACCGACTCGGGCGCGCAGATCGCCGAGATGATCAACGAGCCGTTCGTCTATCTGTTCGGTCGCGACCTGATCGGCAACGGCCTCGATGGCTTCACCGACGCGAACACCTCGCTGCTCGGTAGCACCGGCATGTTCGGCGACCTCGGTGACGGCGGCTTCCTGTTCGGTGACGGCGGGGCCGGTGCTGCGGGTGAGGTCGGCGTCAACGGCGGCGCGGGCTGGGCGGGTGGCGACGCCGGCATGTTCGGCAACGGCGGCGACGGCGGTGCGGGCGCGGCCGGCGGTGACGGCGGTGCCGGTGGCGCCGGCGGCAGCATGTTCGGCAACGGCGGAAACGGGGGCGACGGCGGGGCGTCCACCGGGGTCGCGGTACCCGGCGGTGCCGGCGGTGCCGGCGGCAACGCCGGTTCCTGGTTCGGCGACGGCGGCGACGGCGGCGACGGCGGGATCGGCCTGCTGGGTGTCCAGGGGGTCGCCGCCGGGGCGGGGAGCGCCGGCGGCAACGGTGGTGCGGGCGGCAACGGCGCATCCCTGGGCTTCGGCAACGGCGGCAACGGCGGTGCCGGCGGCACCGGCGGTGACGGGGCCGCGGTGAGCGGCGGTGGCGGTGGCGGCGGTGGTGGGACCGGCGGTGGTGGCGGCGGTAACTCGGCCAGCAACACCGCGGGCGGCAACGGCGGCCGCGGTGGCGCCGGCGGAAGCGCCGGCTTGATGTCCGGCGACGGCGGCAACGGCGGGGCCGGCGGCAACGGTGGCTACGCCGGTGTCCGGGGACCGGACAGTCCCGGCGGCCAGGGCGGTACGGGCGGCCAGGGCGGTGCCGGCAGCATCGGCGGAAGCAACGGTGAAGCCGGTGCCACCGGCAACACCCCCGGCAGCCGCGGCGGCGGTGGCGGTGGCTGCGTCCCCAACCCCGGCGGCGGTGGCCCGGGTGGCCCCGGCAGCGGCACCGGCTGTAACGGTGGTGACTCCTAGCGGCGGTGTGGCTCCGGGGCCGCGCGGTCGATGACCGTGGCGGCCACCCACCCGAGCAGCCCCGCAATCAGGCCGAACCCGAGGTGGAACAATGCCTTGTCGCCGAGGCCGGCCGGCCCCGGGTGATGGCCGCCGAAGAACACCGTCGCGACCGGAACGGCAAGCGCGACCAGGTGAATCGGCGCTGCGGCCAGGGCGACCAGCCATCGGCGGCCGCGCACCGCGGCGCTCGAGGTCAACAGGAACAGCAACGTCGCGGCGCCCAGGTAACGAACCCCGGCCCAAGGTCCGGGCCCGGACTGCATCAGTGCTGTGACGGCTGTCGA from Mycolicibacter sp. MU0083 includes:
- a CDS encoding 2-hydroxyacid dehydrogenase, translating into MRVLAHFVPGPKVAEFVAPESDWLDIRWCAADDDATFYREIADAEVLWHVLRPLSGDDLRAGPRLRLVHKFGVGINTIDVDVATQHGIAVANMPGANAASVAEGTVLLMLAVLRRLLPLDRATRELRGWPTDPGLGEHCRDIGGCTVGLIGYGDIARQVDRIVTAMGATVLHTSTGDDGTPGWRPLPELLAGADIVSLHVPLTAATAGLIDRAALARMKPDAVLVNTSRGPIVDEAALAEALGSGRLAGAGLDVFAVEPVTGESPLLRLDNVVLTPHVSWYTADTMRRYLVAAVDNCRRLRDGRDLTHVVNQPTGC
- a CDS encoding TetR/AcrR family transcriptional regulator — protein: MSINPEQPGHRDPLPTHRGRRTQAAIDAAARAVIARKGVLATTIADITTEAGRSAASFYNYYDSKEAMVRQWALRFRDEATERAAGVVRHGLSDRERIAQAAAAHWHTYRNRLAEMVGVSQLAMVNDDFARYWAEICAVPVGYITETVKRAQAEGHCPDDDPELLAVAIVSMLNQFCYVQLATPRAGDGPDDEACIRTLANIFYRAIYTEESC
- a CDS encoding VOC family protein, giving the protein MIKPHGVNTEFELNGINHVALVCSDMERTVDFYSNVLGMPLIKSLDLPGGMGQHFFFDAGNGDCVAFFWFRDAPDRVPGISSPVAIPGIGEIVSAVSTMNHLAFHVPADKFDAYRQRLKDKGVRVGPVLNHDDSEFQASAVVHPGVYVRSFYFLDPDGITLEFACWIKDFDDDVEHVAPKTAADRQVPAAT
- the fdhD gene encoding formate dehydrogenase accessory sulfurtransferase FdhD; this translates as MSRITQRRRVSRLVAGEATQRPETLVVEEPLEIRLNGEPLTVTMRTPGADVELAQGFLLTEGIIAERDDVVTARFCGPKDAENTYNVLDVRLAPHVPPPTVDISRNFYATSSCGICGKASLDAVRLAGRYHPAEDPVEVSAAALSAMPDQLRAAQDVFASTGGLHAAALFDFDDGGAMQVVREDVGRHNAVDKVIGWALERRRIPLTATVLLVSGRASFELTQKAVMAGIPVLAAVSAPSSLAVDLAAECGLTLVGFLRGDSMNVYSRPDRITG